One window of the bacterium genome contains the following:
- a CDS encoding methyltransferase domain-containing protein — protein sequence MTEEAGRNDPQMMGALKDSNEESTGARFIPDLFLLQYISIIPKGFALDLGAGKGRNTMFLAEHGFEVDAFDRDSESVAHLQNTASERGMPVRAIKNELTTLTILPKRYSLAIAAWVLMFLRRGEREGLVKMAIRGLVPEGYLYLGVFSSEDPGYEMCKADFEEIEERTFFVPKRKMTIHYFVAEEVQAMVKGLEVIAFKKGYEMDIGHGNPHYHGKIEVLAKLPKE from the coding sequence ATGACCGAAGAGGCAGGCAGAAATGACCCGCAGATGATGGGTGCGCTTAAAGATTCAAATGAGGAATCCACTGGAGCCAGATTTATTCCCGATCTTTTTTTGTTGCAGTATATTTCGATCATCCCTAAGGGTTTCGCCCTCGACCTGGGAGCCGGAAAAGGAAGAAACACAATGTTCCTTGCAGAACACGGCTTTGAAGTAGACGCTTTCGATAGGGATTCAGAATCGGTAGCGCATTTGCAAAACACAGCAAGCGAACGAGGAATGCCTGTAAGAGCGATAAAGAACGAATTAACAACTCTTACAATACTTCCCAAACGATACTCTCTTGCTATTGCGGCATGGGTCCTCATGTTTCTGAGACGCGGCGAACGAGAAGGTCTTGTTAAAATGGCAATTAGAGGACTTGTACCTGAAGGGTACCTATATCTGGGTGTTTTTTCTTCAGAAGACCCAGGCTATGAGATGTGCAAGGCTGATTTTGAAGAGATCGAGGAACGCACTTTTTTTGTCCCTAAGCGCAAGATGACAATCCATTACTTCGTCGCCGAAGAAGTCCAGGCCATGGTCAAAGGTTTGGAGGTTATTGCTTTCAAGAAGGGGTACGAGATGGATATCGGTCATGGAAACCCGCACTATCATGGAAAGATTGAAGTCCTGGCAAAACTTCCCAAAGAATGA
- a CDS encoding zinc ribbon domain-containing protein yields MPLREFKCKKCGNFFDFLILSKNDEDELQCPACNSQDLEQLFSVFGVAGAVEKPLSTGSSGCSACGGGTCSTCGH; encoded by the coding sequence ATGCCGTTAAGAGAATTTAAATGCAAAAAATGCGGTAACTTCTTCGATTTTCTTATCTTAAGTAAGAACGATGAAGATGAGCTGCAATGCCCAGCATGTAATTCACAGGATTTAGAACAGCTTTTTTCTGTCTTTGGTGTAGCCGGAGCGGTCGAAAAACCTCTTAGCACGGGTAGCAGTGGATGCTCTGCCTGCGGTGGCGGAACCTGCTCAACATGCGGACATTAG
- a CDS encoding NAD(P)-binding protein → MPVNPCILVLGGGTAGLGAAYLAAKAGAATEVIEKLNVSGGLALTRRTPDGYYYDLGGHRYYSPSRYLVPFLKKLLGDELILTPRKSRFYLNGRFFDYPVRFNDVAIKLPVTHSLRMLKDYVAEKARGRKNRKEDSYEDWMIHRFGRALYEFNFENYTRKVWGVAPKSISADWASLRIKGLSLGKIVSEFLSRKGDIATLVDRFLYPRHGIGQISHYLENGITDLKGKVHLAEEVARIEHDGKRITKVTSTNSRGEKRTLTPEWIASSIDLDLFIKALDPPPPREVLNAAMNLTYRSLVILFVRINSENVTDDSWIYFPDESVPFGRWHEPKNWSIDMVPDARHSSLVVEFFANRGDAFWNASKEELLSITLKTGKKLGLLGGKEIGSAEKYVFERAYPFWSVEYRKTLGVIFDYLNRFKNLSLIGRNGRFYYCTIDESLISGFAASANFLEGFNTGPDPLPIEIPDNALPYLGLSEKDLEETQESVRWARND, encoded by the coding sequence ACTTAATGTCTCAGGGGGCTTGGCCCTTACGCGGCGAACGCCTGACGGATACTATTACGATCTTGGGGGACATCGATATTACAGTCCGTCGCGCTATCTTGTTCCATTTCTAAAGAAGCTTCTCGGTGATGAACTTATATTAACGCCTCGCAAGAGCCGCTTTTATCTGAACGGCAGGTTTTTTGATTATCCTGTCAGGTTTAATGACGTCGCGATAAAACTCCCTGTAACCCATTCCTTGAGGATGCTTAAGGATTACGTTGCCGAAAAAGCGAGGGGCCGCAAAAACAGAAAGGAAGATTCATACGAAGACTGGATGATCCACCGCTTCGGAAGAGCGCTTTACGAGTTTAACTTCGAGAATTACACCCGGAAGGTATGGGGCGTTGCCCCAAAATCGATATCGGCGGATTGGGCATCTTTGAGAATCAAGGGACTTTCTCTGGGCAAGATCGTAAGCGAGTTTCTTTCTCGTAAGGGCGATATTGCCACTCTTGTTGACCGCTTTCTTTACCCAAGACACGGCATAGGTCAGATTTCCCATTATTTAGAAAATGGAATAACAGACTTGAAAGGAAAGGTTCATCTTGCCGAAGAGGTGGCAAGAATAGAGCATGACGGCAAACGGATAACCAAGGTTACGAGCACGAACAGCAGGGGTGAAAAGAGGACCCTGACTCCTGAATGGATTGCCTCATCCATAGACCTGGATCTTTTTATCAAAGCTCTTGATCCTCCTCCTCCACGAGAGGTTCTGAACGCGGCTATGAATTTAACCTACCGGTCACTCGTCATTCTTTTCGTACGCATCAACTCGGAAAACGTAACGGATGATTCCTGGATATACTTTCCTGACGAGTCAGTTCCGTTCGGACGCTGGCATGAACCCAAGAACTGGAGCATAGATATGGTGCCCGACGCTCGGCACTCCTCTCTTGTAGTCGAATTCTTTGCCAACAGGGGGGACGCTTTCTGGAACGCTTCAAAAGAAGAGCTTTTATCAATAACCTTAAAAACCGGTAAAAAGCTTGGACTCCTTGGAGGCAAAGAGATTGGTTCTGCTGAAAAGTATGTTTTTGAAAGGGCGTATCCCTTCTGGAGTGTGGAATATCGCAAAACGCTTGGCGTCATCTTCGATTATCTTAACCGCTTCAAAAATCTTTCCCTTATCGGCCGCAACGGACGATTCTACTACTGCACCATTGATGAATCCCTCATCTCTGGTTTCGCTGCTTCAGCCAACTTCCTTGAAGGTTTTAATACAGGACCGGACCCTTTGCCTATAGAGATTCCAGACAATGCACTGCCTTACCTGGGGCTTTCAGAAAAAGATCTCGAAGAAACTCAAGAGAGCGTCCGCTGGGCAAGGAACGATTAG